A section of the Callospermophilus lateralis isolate mCalLat2 chromosome 14, mCalLat2.hap1, whole genome shotgun sequence genome encodes:
- the Msh6 gene encoding DNA mismatch repair protein Msh6 isoform X2: protein MEGYPWWPCLVYNHPFDGTFIREKGKSVRVHVQFFDDSPTRGWVSKRLLKPYTGSKSKEAQKGGHFYSSKPEILRAMQRADEALNKDKAERLELAVCDEPSEPEEEEEMEVGATYASDKSEEDNEIESEEEVKPKMEGSRRSSRQVKKRRVISDSESDIGGSDVEFKPDAKEEGSSDEISSGVGDSESEGLDSPVKVAPKRKRMVTGSSAFKRKSSRKEMPSTTKRAAGILSETKNTLSAFSAPQNSDSQAHVSGGGDNSSRPTTWYHETLEWLKKEKRRDEHRRRPDHPDFDASTLYVPEDFLNSCTPGMRKWWQIKSQNFDLVIFYKVGKFYELYHMDALIGVNELGLVFMKGNWAHSGFPEIAFGRYSDSLVQKGYKVARVEQTETPEMMEARCRKMAHISKHDRVVKREICRIITKGTQTYSVLEGDPSENYSKYLLSLKEKEEDSSGHTRMYGVCFVDTSLGKFFIGQFSDDRHCSRFRTLVAHYPPVQVLFEKGNLSVETKTILKSSLSSSLQEGLIPGSQFWDASKTLRTLLEEGYFTEKLNEDSGVMLPQVLKDMTSESDSIGLTPGEKSELALSALGGCVFYLKKCLIDQELLSMANFEEYIPLDSDMVNTRSGAKFTKANQRMVLDAVTLNNLEIFVNGTNGSTEGTLLERIDTCHTIFGKRLLKQWLCAPLCSPFAINDRLNAIEDLIVVPDKISEVTDLLKKLPDLERLLSKIHNVGSPLKSQNHPDSRAIMYEETTYSKKKIIDFLSALEGFKVMCKIIGIMEEVVDDFKSKILKQVVTLQTKNPEGCFPDLTSELNRWDTAFDHEKARKTGLITPKAGFDSDYDQALADIRENEQSLLEYLEKQRNRIGCRTIVYWGIGRNRYQLEIPENFTTHNLPEEYELKSTKKGCKRYWTKTIEKKLANLINAEERRDISLKDCMRRLFYNFDKNYKDWQSAVECIAVLDVLICLANYSQGGDGPMCRPVILLPGEDTLPFLELKGSRHPCITKTFFGDDFIPNDILIGCEEEEKENGKAYCVLVTGPNMGGKSTLIRQAGLLAVMAQMGCYVPAEVCRLTPVDRVFTRLGASDRIMSGESTFFVELSETASILTHATAHSLVLMDELGRGTATFDGTAIANAVVKELAETIKCRTLFSTHYHSLVEEYSKNVAVRLGHMACMVENECEDPSQETITFLYKFIKGACPKSYGFNAARLANLPEEVIQKGHRKAREFEKMNQSLRLFREVCLASERSTLDAEAVHKLLSLIKEL from the exons GTTCAAAATCAAAGGAGGCCCAGAAGGGAGGCCATTTTTACAGTTCAAAGCCTGAAATACTCAGAGCAATGCAACGTGCAGATGAAGCCTTAAATAAAGACAAGGCTGAGAGGCTTGAATTGGCAGTTTGTGATGAGCCCTCAGAgccagaagaggaggaagagatggAG GTAGGTGCAACTTATGCATCAGATAAGAGTGAAGAAGATAATGAAATTGAGAGTGAAGAGGAAGTGAAGCCTAAGATGGAAGGATCTAGGCGAAGTAGCCGGCAAGTAAAAAAAAGGAGGGTTATATCAGACTCTGAGAGTGACATTGGTGGCTCTGATGTGGAATTCAAACCAGATGCTAAGGAggaaggaagcagtgatgaaataAGCAGTGGAGTGGGGGATAGCGAGAGTGAAGGCCTGGACAGCCCTGTCAAAGTTGCTCCAAAACGTAAGAGAATGGTAACAGGAAGTAGTGCTTTTAAAAGGAAAAGTTCAAGGAAAGAAATGCCCTCAACCACCAAACGAGCAGCTGGCATTTTATCAGAAACCAAAAATACTTTGAGTGCTTTCTCTGCTCCTCAAAATTCTGATTCTCAAGCCCATGTTAGTGGAGGGGGTGATAATAGTAGTCGCCCCACTACCTGGTATCATGAAACTTTAGAATGGCTtaagaaggaaaagagaagagATGAGCATAGGAGGCGGCCTGATCACCCCGATTTTGATGCATCCACACTCTATGTGCCTGAAGATTTCCTTAATTCCTGTACTCCTGGTATGAGGAAGTGGTGGCAGATTAAGTCTCAGAACTTTGATCTTGTTATCTTTTATAAGGTGGGGAAGTTTTACGAACTGTATCACATGGATGCTCTCATTGGAGTCAATGAATTGGGACTAGTATTCATGAAAGGCAACTGGGCCCATTCTGGTTTTCCTGAAATTGCATTTGGCCGGTACTCAGATTCCCTGGTACAGAAGGGCTATAAAGTAGCACGAGTGGAACAGACTGAAACTCCTGAGATGATGGAGGCACGATGCCGAAAGATGGCACATATATCTAAGCATGATAGAGTGGTGAAGAGAGAAATTTGTAGGATCATTACTAAGGGTACACAGACCTATAGTGTGCTGGAAGGTGATCCCTCTGAGAACTACAGTAAATATCTTCTTAGCCtcaaagaaaaagaggaagattCTTCTGGCCACACTCGCATGTATGGTGTGTGCTTTGTTGATACTTCCCTGGGAAAGTTTTTCATAGGTCAGTTTTCAGATGATCGTCATTGTTCCAGATTTAGGACTCTAGTAGCACACTATCCTCCAGTACAAGTCTTGTTTGAAAAAGGAAATCTCTCAGTGGAGACAAAGACAATTCTAAAGAGTTCATTATCCTCCTCTCTTCAGGAAGGTCTGATACCAGGGTCTCAATTTTGGGATGCATCTAAAACTTTGAGAACTCTCCTCGAAGAGGGCTATTTTACTGAAAAACTAAATGAGGACAGTGGGGTAATGTTGCCCCAGGTGCTTAAAGATATGACCTCAGAGTCTGATTCCATTGGGCTGACACCAGGAGAAAAAAGTGAATTGGCTCTCTCTGCTCTAGGTGGTTGTGTCTTCTACCTCAAAAAATGCCTTATTGATCAGGAGCTTTTATCCATGGCTAATTTCGAAGAATATATTCCCTTGGATTCTGACATGGTCAATACAAGATCTGGTGCTAAATTTACTAAAGCTAATCAACGAATGGTGCTAGATGCAGTGACATTAAACAACTTGGAGATTTTTGTAAATGGGACAAATGGTTCTACTGAAGGGACCCTGCTAGAAAGAATTGATACTTGCCATACTATTTTTGGTAAACGGCTTCTAAAACAGTGGCTTTGTGCTCCGCTGTGTAGCCCTTTTGCTATCAATGACCGTTTAAATGCCATAGAAGACCTCATCGTCGTGCCTGACAAAATCTCTGAAGTCACAGACCTTCTAAAGAAGCTGCCAGATCTTGAGAGGCTACTGAGTAAAATTCATAATGTTGGGTCTCCCCTAAAGAGCCAGAACCACCCTGATAGCAGGGCTATAATGTATGAAGAAACTACATATAGCAAAAAAAAGATCATTGATTTTCTTTCTGCACttgaaggattcaaagtaatgtgTAAAATTATAGGAATTATGGAAGAAGTTGTTGATGATTTtaagtccaaaatccttaagcagGTCGTTACTCTACAGACAAAAAATCCTGAAGGCTGCTTCCCTGATTTGACTTCAGAACTGAATCGATGGGATACAGCTTTTGACCACGAAAAAGCTCGAAAGACTGGACTGATTACTCCCAAAGCAGGATTTGACTCTGATTATGACCAAGCGCTTGCCGACATAAGAGAAAATGAGCAGAGCCTCTTAGAATACTTAGAGAAACAGCGCAATCGAATAGGCTGTAGGACCATAGTATACTGGGGGATTGGTAGGAACCGTTACCAGTTGGAAATTCCAGAGAATTTTACCACCCATAATTTGCCAGAAGAATATGAGCTGAAATCTACCAAGAAGGGCTGTAAACGATACTGGACCAAAACTATTGAGAAGAAGTTGGCTAATCTGATAAATGCTGAAGAACGCAGAGATATATCGTTGAAGGACTGCATGCGGCGACTGTTCTATAATTTTGATAAAAATTACAAGGACTGGCAGTCTGCTGTAGAGTGCATTGCAGTGTTGG ATGTCTTAATATGTCTGGCTAACTATAGTCAAGGTGGTGATGGTCCTATGTGTCGCCCAGTGATTCTGTTACCAGGAGAAGACACTCTCCCTTTCTTAGAGCTTAAAGGTTCACGACATCCCTGCATTACGAAGACTTTTTTTGGAGATGATTTTATTCCTAATGACATTCTAATAGGCTgtgaggaagaagagaaagaaaatggcaAAGCTTATTGTGTGCTTGTTACTGGACCGAATATGGGGGGGAAGTCTACACTCATAAGACAG GCTGGCCTGTTAGCTGTAATGGCCCAGATGGGTTGTTATGTACCTGCTGAAGTGTGTAGGCTCACACCAGTTGACAGAGTGTTTACTAGACTTGGTGCCTCAGATAGAATAATGTCAG gtGAAAGTACATTTTTTGTTGAATTAAGTGAAACTGCCAGCATACTTACACATGCAACAGCACATTCCCTTGTGCTTATGGATGAATTAG GAAGAGGTACTGCAACATTTGATGGGACAGCAATAGCAAATGCAGTTGTTAAAGAACTTGCTGAGACGATAAAGTGTCGTACATTGTTTTCTACCCACTATCATTCATTGGTAGAAGAATATTCTAAAAATGTTGCTGTGCGCCTAGGACATATG gcaTGCATGGTAGAAAATGAGTGTGAAGACCCAAGCCAGGAGACTATTACCTTCCTCTATAAATTCATTAAGGGAGCTTGTCCTAAGAGCTATGGCTTTAATGCAGCAAGGCTTGCTAATCTTCCAGAGGAAGTCATTCAAAAGGGACATAGAAAAGCAAGAGAATTTGAGAAGATGAATCAGTCACTACGACTATTTCG ggaAGTTTGCCTGGCTAGTGAAAGGTCAACTCTAGATGCTGAAGCTGTCCATAAGTTGCTGAGTTTGATTAAAGAGTTATAG
- the Msh6 gene encoding DNA mismatch repair protein Msh6 isoform X3, giving the protein MPTRPLPGPHAIAAVLLRRLPGPPLPLAGMWPGARLGLGTGPWGPPRRLLRRRTSTEGCGGRQRPHSCDFSPGDLVWAKMEGYPWWPCLVYNHPFDGTFIREKGKSVRVHVQFFDDSPTRGWVSKRLLKPYTGSKSKEAQKGGHFYSSKPEILRAMQRADEALNKDKAERLELAVCDEPSEPEEEEEMEVGATYASDKSEEDNEIESEEEVKPKMEGSRRSSRQVKKRRVISDSESDIGGSDVEFKPDAKEEGSSDEISSGVGDSESEGLDSPVKVAPKRKRMVTGSSAFKRKSSRKEMPSTTKRAAGILSETKNTLSAFSAPQNSDSQAHVSGGGDNSSRPTTWYHETLEWLKKEKRRDEHRRRPDHPDFDASTLYVPEDFLNSCTPGMRKWWQIKSQNFDLVIFYKVGKFYELYHMDALIGVNELGLVFMKGNWAHSGFPEIAFGRYSDSLVQKGYKVARVEQTETPEMMEARCRKMAHISKHDRVVKREICRIITKGTQTYSVLEGDPSENYSKYLLSLKEKEEDSSGHTRMYGVCFVDTSLGKFFIGQFSDDRHCSRFRTLVAHYPPVQVLFEKGNLSVETKTILKSSLSSSLQEGLIPGSQFWDASKTLRTLLEEGYFTEKLNEDSGVMLPQVLKDMTSESDSIGLTPGEKSELALSALGGCVFYLKKCLIDQELLSMANFEEYIPLDSDMVNTRSGAKFTKANQRMVLDAVTLNNLEIFVNGTNGSTEGTLLERIDTCHTIFGKRLLKQWLCAPLCSPFAINDRLNAIEDLIVVPDKISEVTDLLKKLPDLERLLSKIHNVGSPLKSQNHPDSRAIMYEETTYSKKKIIDFLSALEGFKVMCKIIGIMEEVVDDFKSKILKQVVTLQTKNPEGCFPDLTSELNRWDTAFDHEKARKTGLITPKAGFDSDYDQALADIRENEQSLLEYLEKQRNRIGCRTIVYWGIGRNRYQLEIPENFTTHNLPEEYELKSTKKGCKRYWTKTIEKKLANLINAEERRDISLKDCMRRLFYNFDKNYKDWQSAVECIAVLDVLICLANYSQGGDGPMCRPVILLPGEDTLPFLELKGSRHPCITKTFFGDDFIPNDILIGCEEEEKENGKAYCVLVTGPNMGGKSTLIRQAGLLAVMAQMGCYVPAEVCRLTPVDRVFTRLGASDRIMSGESTFFVELSETASILTHATAHSLVLMDELGRGTATFDGTAIANAVVKELAETIKCRTLFSTHYHSLVEEYSKNVAVRLGHMACMVENECEDPSQETITFLYKFIKGACPKSYGFNAARLANLPEEVIQKGHRKAREFEKMNQSLRLFREVCLASERSTLDAEAVHKLLSLIKEL; this is encoded by the exons GTTCAAAATCAAAGGAGGCCCAGAAGGGAGGCCATTTTTACAGTTCAAAGCCTGAAATACTCAGAGCAATGCAACGTGCAGATGAAGCCTTAAATAAAGACAAGGCTGAGAGGCTTGAATTGGCAGTTTGTGATGAGCCCTCAGAgccagaagaggaggaagagatggAG GTAGGTGCAACTTATGCATCAGATAAGAGTGAAGAAGATAATGAAATTGAGAGTGAAGAGGAAGTGAAGCCTAAGATGGAAGGATCTAGGCGAAGTAGCCGGCAAGTAAAAAAAAGGAGGGTTATATCAGACTCTGAGAGTGACATTGGTGGCTCTGATGTGGAATTCAAACCAGATGCTAAGGAggaaggaagcagtgatgaaataAGCAGTGGAGTGGGGGATAGCGAGAGTGAAGGCCTGGACAGCCCTGTCAAAGTTGCTCCAAAACGTAAGAGAATGGTAACAGGAAGTAGTGCTTTTAAAAGGAAAAGTTCAAGGAAAGAAATGCCCTCAACCACCAAACGAGCAGCTGGCATTTTATCAGAAACCAAAAATACTTTGAGTGCTTTCTCTGCTCCTCAAAATTCTGATTCTCAAGCCCATGTTAGTGGAGGGGGTGATAATAGTAGTCGCCCCACTACCTGGTATCATGAAACTTTAGAATGGCTtaagaaggaaaagagaagagATGAGCATAGGAGGCGGCCTGATCACCCCGATTTTGATGCATCCACACTCTATGTGCCTGAAGATTTCCTTAATTCCTGTACTCCTGGTATGAGGAAGTGGTGGCAGATTAAGTCTCAGAACTTTGATCTTGTTATCTTTTATAAGGTGGGGAAGTTTTACGAACTGTATCACATGGATGCTCTCATTGGAGTCAATGAATTGGGACTAGTATTCATGAAAGGCAACTGGGCCCATTCTGGTTTTCCTGAAATTGCATTTGGCCGGTACTCAGATTCCCTGGTACAGAAGGGCTATAAAGTAGCACGAGTGGAACAGACTGAAACTCCTGAGATGATGGAGGCACGATGCCGAAAGATGGCACATATATCTAAGCATGATAGAGTGGTGAAGAGAGAAATTTGTAGGATCATTACTAAGGGTACACAGACCTATAGTGTGCTGGAAGGTGATCCCTCTGAGAACTACAGTAAATATCTTCTTAGCCtcaaagaaaaagaggaagattCTTCTGGCCACACTCGCATGTATGGTGTGTGCTTTGTTGATACTTCCCTGGGAAAGTTTTTCATAGGTCAGTTTTCAGATGATCGTCATTGTTCCAGATTTAGGACTCTAGTAGCACACTATCCTCCAGTACAAGTCTTGTTTGAAAAAGGAAATCTCTCAGTGGAGACAAAGACAATTCTAAAGAGTTCATTATCCTCCTCTCTTCAGGAAGGTCTGATACCAGGGTCTCAATTTTGGGATGCATCTAAAACTTTGAGAACTCTCCTCGAAGAGGGCTATTTTACTGAAAAACTAAATGAGGACAGTGGGGTAATGTTGCCCCAGGTGCTTAAAGATATGACCTCAGAGTCTGATTCCATTGGGCTGACACCAGGAGAAAAAAGTGAATTGGCTCTCTCTGCTCTAGGTGGTTGTGTCTTCTACCTCAAAAAATGCCTTATTGATCAGGAGCTTTTATCCATGGCTAATTTCGAAGAATATATTCCCTTGGATTCTGACATGGTCAATACAAGATCTGGTGCTAAATTTACTAAAGCTAATCAACGAATGGTGCTAGATGCAGTGACATTAAACAACTTGGAGATTTTTGTAAATGGGACAAATGGTTCTACTGAAGGGACCCTGCTAGAAAGAATTGATACTTGCCATACTATTTTTGGTAAACGGCTTCTAAAACAGTGGCTTTGTGCTCCGCTGTGTAGCCCTTTTGCTATCAATGACCGTTTAAATGCCATAGAAGACCTCATCGTCGTGCCTGACAAAATCTCTGAAGTCACAGACCTTCTAAAGAAGCTGCCAGATCTTGAGAGGCTACTGAGTAAAATTCATAATGTTGGGTCTCCCCTAAAGAGCCAGAACCACCCTGATAGCAGGGCTATAATGTATGAAGAAACTACATATAGCAAAAAAAAGATCATTGATTTTCTTTCTGCACttgaaggattcaaagtaatgtgTAAAATTATAGGAATTATGGAAGAAGTTGTTGATGATTTtaagtccaaaatccttaagcagGTCGTTACTCTACAGACAAAAAATCCTGAAGGCTGCTTCCCTGATTTGACTTCAGAACTGAATCGATGGGATACAGCTTTTGACCACGAAAAAGCTCGAAAGACTGGACTGATTACTCCCAAAGCAGGATTTGACTCTGATTATGACCAAGCGCTTGCCGACATAAGAGAAAATGAGCAGAGCCTCTTAGAATACTTAGAGAAACAGCGCAATCGAATAGGCTGTAGGACCATAGTATACTGGGGGATTGGTAGGAACCGTTACCAGTTGGAAATTCCAGAGAATTTTACCACCCATAATTTGCCAGAAGAATATGAGCTGAAATCTACCAAGAAGGGCTGTAAACGATACTGGACCAAAACTATTGAGAAGAAGTTGGCTAATCTGATAAATGCTGAAGAACGCAGAGATATATCGTTGAAGGACTGCATGCGGCGACTGTTCTATAATTTTGATAAAAATTACAAGGACTGGCAGTCTGCTGTAGAGTGCATTGCAGTGTTGG ATGTCTTAATATGTCTGGCTAACTATAGTCAAGGTGGTGATGGTCCTATGTGTCGCCCAGTGATTCTGTTACCAGGAGAAGACACTCTCCCTTTCTTAGAGCTTAAAGGTTCACGACATCCCTGCATTACGAAGACTTTTTTTGGAGATGATTTTATTCCTAATGACATTCTAATAGGCTgtgaggaagaagagaaagaaaatggcaAAGCTTATTGTGTGCTTGTTACTGGACCGAATATGGGGGGGAAGTCTACACTCATAAGACAG GCTGGCCTGTTAGCTGTAATGGCCCAGATGGGTTGTTATGTACCTGCTGAAGTGTGTAGGCTCACACCAGTTGACAGAGTGTTTACTAGACTTGGTGCCTCAGATAGAATAATGTCAG gtGAAAGTACATTTTTTGTTGAATTAAGTGAAACTGCCAGCATACTTACACATGCAACAGCACATTCCCTTGTGCTTATGGATGAATTAG GAAGAGGTACTGCAACATTTGATGGGACAGCAATAGCAAATGCAGTTGTTAAAGAACTTGCTGAGACGATAAAGTGTCGTACATTGTTTTCTACCCACTATCATTCATTGGTAGAAGAATATTCTAAAAATGTTGCTGTGCGCCTAGGACATATG gcaTGCATGGTAGAAAATGAGTGTGAAGACCCAAGCCAGGAGACTATTACCTTCCTCTATAAATTCATTAAGGGAGCTTGTCCTAAGAGCTATGGCTTTAATGCAGCAAGGCTTGCTAATCTTCCAGAGGAAGTCATTCAAAAGGGACATAGAAAAGCAAGAGAATTTGAGAAGATGAATCAGTCACTACGACTATTTCG ggaAGTTTGCCTGGCTAGTGAAAGGTCAACTCTAGATGCTGAAGCTGTCCATAAGTTGCTGAGTTTGATTAAAGAGTTATAG